Proteins from one Chroococcidiopsis sp. CCMEE 29 genomic window:
- a CDS encoding MlaE family lipid ABC transporter permease subunit, with product MSETTPSTSIGVWSQRLLAAMLLGGQVVVHLIRGKIHRRNTLDQMEAVGPESLLIALVTAIFVGMVFTIQVAREFISFGAGNTVGGVLALALTRELAPVLTAVILAGRVGSAFAAEIGTMRVTEQIDALYMLKTDPIDYLVIPRVLACCLMLPILTLMSLITGMIGGLLIATNLYHLSQTTFLNSARNFLGVWDLSSALIKAMCFGALIAVIGCSWGLTTTGGAKGVGQSTTAAVVTALLAIFITNFFLSWLMFQGTGSAVLRGF from the coding sequence TTGAGTGAAACGACGCCGAGTACAAGCATAGGAGTATGGAGTCAGCGGTTGCTGGCAGCAATGTTGCTGGGTGGACAGGTGGTAGTTCACTTAATCAGGGGTAAAATTCACCGCCGCAATACCCTAGACCAAATGGAAGCAGTTGGTCCGGAATCGTTGCTAATTGCCTTAGTAACAGCGATTTTTGTCGGTATGGTCTTTACCATTCAAGTAGCACGAGAATTCATTAGCTTTGGTGCTGGCAACACTGTGGGTGGCGTGCTGGCGCTGGCATTAACTAGGGAACTCGCACCAGTGCTGACCGCAGTAATCTTAGCGGGACGAGTCGGCTCGGCATTTGCAGCAGAAATCGGGACAATGCGCGTAACAGAGCAGATTGATGCACTTTATATGCTTAAAACTGACCCGATTGATTACTTGGTTATCCCCCGGGTGCTTGCTTGCTGCTTGATGCTACCGATTTTGACCTTGATGTCTCTGATTACAGGCATGATTGGAGGATTGCTGATTGCAACCAATTTATATCACCTCTCCCAAACTACTTTTCTCAATTCAGCTCGGAATTTTCTGGGTGTCTGGGATCTCTCTAGCGCCTTGATTAAAGCAATGTGCTTTGGAGCTTTGATTGCAGTGATCGGTTGTAGTTGGGGCTTGACGACAACTGGCGGAGCTAAGGGAGTAGGACAATCAACCACCGCTGCTGTAGTGACAGCGTTGTTGGCTATCTTTATTACGAACTTTTTCTTATCTTGGTTGATGTTTCAAGGAACTGGTAGTGCCGTGCTTCGAGGGTTCTAG
- a CDS encoding DUF3119 family protein: MTTSFEPTSASTVQLAPSYTLPLALVIIAIPVLLVSAWVGGAIALFGLFLMFQAVTLCLQFTATALDIYRGETLIRHFPYQEWQNWQIFWPAVPILFYFKEVKSIHFLPILFDPKTLQTCLEQRCPKIGARGEGKS; encoded by the coding sequence GTGACTACTTCCTTTGAGCCAACTTCAGCATCAACTGTTCAACTCGCGCCCAGTTACACGTTGCCTTTGGCTTTGGTAATTATTGCCATTCCAGTGTTGCTGGTTTCAGCTTGGGTAGGAGGCGCGATCGCTCTGTTTGGTTTATTTCTCATGTTCCAAGCCGTAACGCTGTGTCTGCAATTTACCGCAACAGCTCTAGATATTTACAGAGGAGAAACCTTAATCCGCCACTTTCCCTATCAGGAATGGCAAAATTGGCAGATTTTCTGGCCTGCGGTTCCCATCCTGTTTTATTTCAAAGAAGTCAAAAGTATACATTTCTTGCCGATTCTGTTCGACCCCAAAACGCTTCAAACCTGTCTAGAACAACGTTGCCCGAAAATAGGGGCAAGGGGCGAGGGAAAATCCTAA
- a CDS encoding DUF3086 domain-containing protein — protein sequence MNPDEFQTPKSATEPLIEPEEQNSPIKSLEDLDIEEQDSLEESPEDPEIKFLTELEDQISTVEELEESQEDSQAGLAAQRVADLQRQEQTLRQEIATLQASYKMLSEQIAETQTAMGRVVQEALAQLEQRKQTLQVAVEQLERRQERIRTEMRTTFAGASQDLAIRVQGFKDYLTGSLQDLAAAAEQLELVKAKEEPPKPAVKPSKSAETPPSPQFTEQRFQSTTKHIQRLIDQYRTKPDYYGPPWQLRRTFEPVHAERVSNWFLTQGGRGALRTMGSRLQNILISSAIISVLYTLYSDRLRALVLANTPERLGDWRRGLQDCLGITRSDFGPERGVVLFETADAVALKAERLIKANQMPLIIIDDSEDTISLSLLQFPLLLAFAPDPRTARDYEF from the coding sequence ATGAATCCAGACGAATTTCAAACTCCAAAATCAGCCACTGAGCCGTTGATCGAGCCAGAAGAGCAAAATTCTCCAATCAAGTCACTGGAGGACTTAGATATCGAGGAGCAAGATTCTCTGGAGGAGTCCCCGGAAGACCCAGAAATTAAGTTCTTGACTGAACTAGAGGATCAAATTTCTACGGTGGAGGAACTGGAAGAATCACAGGAAGATAGTCAGGCAGGATTGGCAGCACAAAGAGTAGCTGACTTGCAACGCCAGGAACAAACCCTAAGACAGGAAATAGCCACCCTGCAAGCTTCCTATAAGATGCTTTCTGAACAAATAGCAGAAACCCAAACAGCCATGGGGCGTGTGGTGCAAGAAGCTCTGGCGCAATTGGAGCAGCGTAAACAAACACTGCAAGTTGCTGTGGAACAGCTGGAACGTCGCCAGGAACGCATCCGCACAGAAATGCGAACAACGTTTGCTGGTGCATCCCAAGACTTAGCGATTCGAGTGCAGGGGTTTAAGGATTATCTCACTGGCAGCTTACAAGATTTAGCAGCTGCGGCAGAACAGCTAGAACTGGTGAAGGCGAAAGAAGAACCGCCAAAACCAGCTGTAAAACCATCCAAGTCAGCGGAAACTCCGCCTTCACCGCAGTTTACCGAACAACGCTTTCAATCAACTACAAAGCATATTCAGCGTCTCATAGATCAATACCGTACTAAGCCAGACTACTATGGTCCGCCCTGGCAACTGCGCCGCACATTTGAACCAGTCCACGCTGAACGAGTCTCTAACTGGTTTCTCACCCAAGGAGGACGGGGCGCTTTGCGGACGATGGGCAGTCGCTTGCAAAATATCTTGATTAGCTCAGCTATTATATCGGTGTTATATACACTGTATAGCGATCGCCTTCGGGCTCTAGTTTTAGCTAATACACCCGAACGTTTGGGAGATTGGCGACGAGGTTTGCAGGACTGCTTGGGAATTACTCGCAGTGATTTTGGTCCAGAACGGGGAGTTGTCTTGTTTGAAACTGCTGACGCTGTTGCCCTGAAAGCCGAACGACTGATTAAAGCTAATCAGATGCCGCTGATTATAATTGATGATTCTGAAGACACAATTAGTCTTTCACTGCTGCAATTCCCGCTACTATTAGCCTTTGCGCCTGATCCTAGAACGGCTAGAGATTATGAATTTTAA
- the plsY gene encoding glycerol-3-phosphate 1-O-acyltransferase PlsY — MTLWLTLCGAILLVAYLLGSTPTGYTLARLIKGIDIREHGSGSTGATNVLRTLGKGPGLLVLLIDMLKGVLAIALVYWAFAFAAGHTIVPPTVNLELWLGWMVALAGLAAVLGHSKSIWLGFTGGKSVATSLGILLAMSWQVALGTMAVFGVVLVLSRIVSLSSIAGAIAVSVFMVLLHQPLPYLLFAVAGGIYVIWRHRSNIQRLLAGTESQLGQKLQSEPEQSLK; from the coding sequence ATGACTCTCTGGTTGACTTTGTGCGGGGCAATTTTGCTGGTAGCTTACTTGCTGGGTTCTACGCCCACTGGCTACACACTAGCGCGGCTGATTAAAGGCATTGATATTCGGGAACATGGTTCTGGTTCAACCGGGGCAACCAATGTACTGAGAACCCTAGGAAAAGGTCCAGGGCTATTGGTATTACTCATTGATATGTTGAAAGGGGTATTAGCGATCGCGCTGGTATATTGGGCGTTCGCTTTTGCCGCCGGTCACACTATTGTTCCCCCAACTGTCAATCTTGAACTTTGGCTTGGTTGGATGGTGGCGTTGGCTGGGTTAGCAGCTGTACTTGGACATAGTAAATCAATTTGGTTGGGCTTTACGGGTGGAAAATCCGTTGCCACTAGTTTAGGCATTTTATTAGCAATGTCGTGGCAAGTAGCTTTGGGAACGATGGCAGTTTTTGGCGTGGTGCTGGTGCTGTCGCGGATTGTGTCTCTTAGTTCTATTGCTGGAGCGATCGCTGTTTCTGTCTTCATGGTACTCCTACATCAGCCACTACCCTACCTGCTGTTTGCCGTTGCTGGTGGCATATATGTCATCTGGCGACACCGTAGCAACATCCAGCGTTTACTTGCGGGTACAGAATCACAACTAGGACAGAAGTTACAGTCAGAACCAGAACAAAGTCTTAAATAA
- a CDS encoding PAS domain-containing protein — MRNNQALDQLLNLALPRLEMLWKRANTVPEEQEALMWESLDQLSNAFEEIYAVMEELHLRTEELEVANLTLKKEARRYQDLFEFAPCGYVVTDLYTVIQEANEAAANLLNIPQKFYLVGKPLNVFVTKETCCTFQTNVNQLQTGKELRSWEIQLQPRQSTPFPVICTATAVRDSQEEVIGFRWLLQEI, encoded by the coding sequence ATGAGAAATAATCAGGCACTCGATCAGTTACTTAACTTAGCACTGCCACGTTTGGAAATGTTATGGAAGCGTGCTAACACAGTGCCGGAAGAACAGGAAGCATTGATGTGGGAGTCGCTAGACCAACTTTCAAACGCCTTTGAAGAAATATACGCAGTAATGGAGGAGTTGCACCTGCGTACTGAAGAACTGGAGGTAGCTAATCTGACACTGAAAAAGGAAGCTCGTCGATATCAGGACTTGTTTGAGTTTGCCCCTTGTGGCTATGTAGTTACAGACTTGTATACGGTGATTCAGGAAGCTAACGAGGCAGCAGCCAACTTGCTGAACATTCCGCAAAAATTCTATTTAGTGGGCAAGCCATTGAATGTCTTTGTTACCAAGGAAACCTGCTGTACCTTCCAAACCAATGTGAATCAGTTGCAAACAGGTAAAGAACTCAGGAGTTGGGAGATACAACTTCAACCTCGGCAAAGTACGCCTTTTCCAGTTATTTGTACAGCCACCGCTGTGAGGGACTCGCAGGAGGAAGTGATAGGCTTCCGCTGGCTGCTGCAAGAAATTTGA
- the arsM gene encoding arsenosugar biosynthesis arsenite methyltransferase ArsM codes for MSYLEATAKFYTEVAQSPQVGLCCVQSSPLQLPGLKIPCKMQEMNYGCGTTVHPAELANQPTVLYVGVGGGLEALQFAYFSRRPSAVIAVDPVAAMREAAACNLQIAAKENPWFNPSFVEIRSGDAFSLPQLDASVDVVAQNCLFNIFEPEDLTRALKEAFRVLKPGGRLQMSDPIATRPIPAHLQQDERLRAMCLSGALTYDQYIQRIIDAGFGQVEIRARRPYRILDCHSYNLEDNLLLESLDSVSFKVSIPEDGACVFTGKTAIYTGIERFFDDSAGHILQRGVPAAVCDKTAAKLASLIPKDVVVTNSTWHYSGGGCC; via the coding sequence ATGAGTTATTTGGAAGCAACTGCAAAATTTTATACTGAAGTAGCACAGTCCCCACAAGTTGGTTTGTGCTGCGTTCAAAGCAGTCCTCTGCAATTACCAGGACTAAAAATTCCCTGCAAAATGCAGGAGATGAATTATGGCTGCGGTACCACTGTTCACCCAGCTGAACTCGCTAATCAACCTACTGTACTATATGTAGGTGTCGGCGGTGGCTTAGAAGCATTGCAATTCGCCTATTTTTCCCGCCGTCCTAGTGCCGTGATTGCCGTTGATCCAGTCGCAGCCATGCGTGAGGCAGCGGCGTGTAACCTGCAAATCGCTGCCAAAGAAAACCCTTGGTTTAATCCTAGTTTTGTCGAAATTCGGTCAGGGGATGCCTTTTCCCTACCCCAACTCGATGCTTCTGTCGATGTAGTGGCACAGAATTGTCTATTCAATATCTTTGAACCAGAGGATTTAACCCGTGCTTTAAAAGAAGCATTTCGGGTACTAAAACCAGGCGGACGCTTGCAGATGAGCGATCCAATTGCCACCCGTCCAATTCCAGCACATCTGCAACAAGATGAACGATTAAGGGCTATGTGTCTATCCGGCGCTCTTACCTACGATCAGTATATCCAGCGAATTATTGACGCTGGCTTTGGGCAGGTTGAAATCAGAGCACGTCGTCCTTACCGCATCTTAGACTGTCATAGCTACAACCTAGAAGATAATTTACTACTAGAAAGTCTTGATTCTGTTTCTTTCAAAGTTTCCATCCCAGAAGATGGTGCCTGCGTCTTCACTGGTAAAACTGCTATTTACACTGGAATAGAACGATTTTTCGATGACTCAGCTGGACATATACTTCAGCGAGGTGTGCCAGCAGCAGTGTGTGATAAAACAGCTGCTAAACTTGCCTCTCTCATACCTAAGGACGTGGTGGTTACTAATTCAACTTGGCACTATAGTGGGGGCGGTTGTTGTTAG
- the arsS gene encoding arsenosugar biosynthesis radical SAM (seleno)protein ArsS (Some members of this family are selenoproteins.) → MIQTAGTPFIKKLNSPLTKNKIKVLQINLGKRCNLACAHCHVEAGPKRTEELSPEICNQLIQIIHKFPEIKIVDLTGGAPEMNYGFKPLVEAARDNGKQVIVRSNLTIYFEKDFGDLPEYCAKHQTRIVASLPCYLADNVDKMRGRGVFDASIKALQWLNQLGYGENPNLILDLVFNPQLPINEKFSLTPNQNRLTQDYKMFLQEHFGIVFNNLFTITNLPVGRTKIHLQRKQLYAPYLHFLESQFNSSTIEHLMCRDELSVDYLGNIYDCDFNQMMNLPAKTRDGKTLTVTKLLADGTLDLIDEVQTAPYCYGCTAGSGSSCGGALIES, encoded by the coding sequence ATGATTCAAACAGCAGGAACACCTTTCATTAAAAAATTAAACTCACCTTTAACTAAAAACAAAATTAAGGTTTTACAAATTAACTTAGGCAAGCGGTGCAATCTTGCCTGTGCACACTGCCATGTAGAAGCTGGACCCAAACGAACTGAAGAGCTTTCACCCGAAATTTGTAACCAGTTAATTCAGATTATTCATAAATTTCCTGAAATTAAAATTGTTGATCTAACGGGTGGTGCTCCAGAAATGAATTATGGCTTTAAACCACTGGTAGAAGCAGCACGAGACAATGGCAAACAAGTGATTGTCCGGTCTAATTTGACAATTTATTTTGAAAAAGATTTTGGCGATCTTCCAGAATATTGCGCTAAACACCAAACAAGAATTGTTGCATCGCTGCCCTGCTACCTGGCAGATAATGTTGATAAAATGCGAGGGCGGGGTGTATTTGATGCTTCGATTAAAGCGCTTCAATGGTTGAATCAACTAGGGTATGGTGAAAACCCAAATTTAATCCTCGATTTAGTGTTTAACCCTCAGCTTCCAATCAATGAAAAGTTTTCTCTGACTCCAAATCAAAATCGACTGACACAAGACTATAAAATGTTCTTGCAAGAACATTTTGGAATTGTATTTAACAACCTATTCACCATTACTAATTTACCAGTTGGTAGGACTAAAATCCATTTACAACGTAAGCAACTGTACGCACCTTATTTACATTTTTTAGAGTCGCAATTCAATTCGAGTACAATTGAGCATTTGATGTGTCGAGATGAACTTTCAGTTGATTATCTGGGTAATATTTACGATTGCGACTTCAACCAGATGATGAATCTGCCAGCTAAAACTCGGGATGGCAAAACGCTAACGGTTACCAAGCTTTTGGCAGATGGGACTTTAGATCTAATTGATGAAGTACAAACTGCGCCCTATTGCTACGGTTGTACTGCTGGCAGCGGTTCAAGTTGTGGTGGTGCTTTGATTGAAAGTTAA
- a CDS encoding NmrA family NAD(P)-binding protein has product MLDSPDSTESKIGKVLLIGVTGGTGGNVVKGVLEQGVTNLRAITRKIVLDRPSLSKISDAGVELVEADLDDQGSLEAALEGISAVYCHATSADLTKPDPLEVERAHRLAQAAKTANIKHLVYNSAGGADRNSGISHIEQKYKVEQTLKQAGLPTTMLRACLFMEEFWKKYTRPSILKGVFPFSIQPDKPLHLVATKDMGRIAAYVMKNPCKYIGQEIELAGDVLTPKQLAEAFSKAQGTAVVYKQIPAWIFLLLLRKELFALIQWYRTKGYQADVKHLREEFPGLLTTFDEFLQETNWENPKLTYESL; this is encoded by the coding sequence ATCTTAGATTCCCCTGATTCCACAGAATCGAAAATCGGTAAAGTCCTGCTGATCGGAGTTACTGGAGGTACTGGTGGAAATGTAGTCAAGGGAGTTCTCGAACAGGGAGTCACCAACCTACGCGCCATCACCAGGAAAATTGTTCTTGACCGTCCTTCTCTGTCAAAGATAAGCGATGCAGGAGTTGAGCTGGTTGAGGCAGACCTAGATGATCAGGGCTCGCTGGAAGCAGCCTTGGAAGGAATTTCGGCTGTTTACTGCCACGCCACCTCTGCTGACTTGACTAAACCTGATCCACTAGAGGTCGAGAGAGCGCACCGCCTGGCACAAGCTGCTAAGACCGCCAACATTAAGCACTTAGTGTATAACTCCGCAGGCGGGGCAGACAGAAATTCCGGTATCAGCCACATTGAGCAGAAATACAAGGTGGAGCAAACTCTGAAACAGGCTGGCTTACCGACGACTATGTTGCGAGCCTGCTTGTTTATGGAGGAGTTTTGGAAGAAGTACACACGACCATCAATTCTCAAGGGTGTCTTTCCATTCTCCATTCAACCTGACAAGCCCCTACATCTGGTTGCGACTAAAGACATGGGTCGCATTGCTGCCTACGTGATGAAAAATCCCTGCAAGTACATCGGTCAAGAAATTGAACTGGCTGGCGACGTGCTGACCCCAAAGCAGCTGGCGGAGGCATTTTCAAAAGCGCAGGGGACTGCAGTTGTCTATAAACAGATTCCCGCCTGGATTTTTTTACTCCTCCTGAGAAAGGAACTGTTCGCTCTGATTCAGTGGTATCGCACTAAGGGTTATCAAGCTGATGTCAAGCACTTGAGGGAAGAGTTTCCTGGACTCCTTACCACATTCGATGAATTTCTGCAAGAGACCAACTGGGAAAACCCTAAACTTACCTACGAGAGTCTGTGA
- a CDS encoding HAD-IA family hydrolase has translation MLAAILYDLDGTIVNTDPLHYQAWQQLLRDYEIEIDEQFYKTRISGRLNPIIVQELLPELSPEAVQKFSDRKEARFRELAPELTPLPGLLNLIEWADQRGLKQAVVTNAPRQNADYMLKVLHLQDKFDQVVVSEEVGIPKPDPTPYRHILNYFGLSPEQALAFEDSPSGIRAAVGAGIPTVGIASTQEPEDLYELGAMLVIHDFTDSQLWELLGVSNPVALKN, from the coding sequence ATGCTGGCAGCAATCCTGTACGACCTCGATGGAACCATCGTTAATACTGACCCGTTACACTACCAAGCTTGGCAGCAACTCTTGAGGGACTACGAGATTGAGATTGATGAACAGTTCTACAAAACTCGCATAAGTGGACGACTCAACCCAATAATTGTGCAAGAACTGCTGCCAGAGTTATCCCCAGAAGCCGTACAAAAATTCAGCGATCGCAAAGAGGCTCGCTTCCGTGAACTGGCTCCTGAACTCACTCCTCTGCCTGGGCTGTTAAACTTGATCGAATGGGCAGATCAACGGGGACTAAAACAAGCTGTGGTAACCAATGCGCCTCGCCAGAATGCTGACTATATGCTGAAAGTTCTGCATCTGCAAGATAAGTTCGATCAGGTGGTTGTATCTGAAGAAGTTGGCATACCTAAGCCTGACCCTACTCCCTATCGGCATATTCTCAACTACTTTGGCTTATCTCCAGAGCAAGCACTGGCTTTTGAAGACTCACCCTCTGGCATCCGCGCTGCTGTGGGAGCTGGCATACCCACAGTTGGTATTGCTTCAACCCAAGAACCGGAAGACCTCTACGAACTGGGGGCAATGCTAGTCATCCATGATTTCACAGACTCACAGCTATGGGAATTGCTAGGTGTTTCTAATCCAGTAGCTCTCAAAAATTAA
- a CDS encoding carboxylate-amine ligase: MSPQAEDFTIGVEEEYQIINPTTRELCSRVQQILPIAQKALGEEVQPEAQLSQIEIGTPVCRTLADVRAELVRLRREVIAAAAIDGNQIAAAGTHPFSSWEQQQITPKERYQELMRDYQQLTRELMIFGCHVHVGIRDRSTAIRVMNRARVWLAPMLALAANSPFWLGTDTGYASYRTQIWGRWPISGPPLIFESQAEYEALVEALLATRSVEEATKIYWDMRLSERYPTVEFRVTDVCMTVDEAVMVAGLTRALVRTCCGQAMRDEPFPAVRHELIRAAHWRAARYGLDTELIDVGAMAAVPARDLVKKFLAFVRPSLEEYGDWDEISSIVQETMQRGTGATRQREAYKRAGHMEDVVDLIVAETAKGIG; encoded by the coding sequence ATGTCACCCCAGGCAGAAGACTTCACCATCGGTGTCGAAGAGGAATATCAGATTATCAACCCCACAACACGCGAGCTTTGTTCGCGGGTGCAGCAGATTCTACCGATAGCACAGAAAGCTCTTGGCGAAGAAGTGCAGCCTGAAGCTCAGCTCTCACAAATAGAGATTGGCACACCCGTCTGTCGAACATTGGCGGACGTGCGCGCAGAACTGGTACGTTTGCGACGGGAAGTCATTGCGGCAGCAGCCATTGACGGTAACCAAATTGCCGCCGCTGGGACACATCCATTTTCATCGTGGGAACAACAGCAAATTACGCCCAAAGAACGTTATCAAGAGCTGATGCGAGATTATCAGCAGCTGACCCGGGAGCTAATGATCTTTGGCTGTCACGTGCACGTTGGCATCAGAGATCGCTCTACGGCAATCCGTGTCATGAACCGCGCGCGAGTGTGGCTGGCACCGATGCTGGCGCTAGCAGCAAACTCGCCTTTCTGGTTAGGTACGGATACAGGATATGCAAGTTATCGCACCCAAATTTGGGGCAGGTGGCCGATATCAGGTCCGCCATTAATTTTCGAGTCACAAGCTGAATACGAAGCGCTTGTAGAAGCTCTGCTCGCAACTAGAAGTGTAGAGGAGGCGACGAAGATTTATTGGGATATGCGATTGTCCGAGCGTTATCCGACAGTGGAGTTTCGTGTCACGGATGTGTGCATGACAGTAGACGAGGCGGTGATGGTGGCGGGACTCACACGCGCTTTGGTACGGACTTGTTGCGGGCAAGCAATGCGTGATGAACCGTTCCCTGCAGTACGCCACGAACTTATACGTGCTGCTCACTGGCGCGCTGCACGTTATGGCTTAGATACAGAGCTGATAGACGTTGGCGCTATGGCTGCCGTCCCAGCGCGCGATCTGGTTAAGAAGTTTCTAGCCTTTGTTCGCCCATCCCTAGAAGAGTATGGAGACTGGGACGAGATTTCATCGATTGTCCAGGAAACAATGCAACGCGGTACAGGTGCAACACGGCAGCGTGAAGCATACAAACGTGCGGGACATATGGAGGATGTCGTTGACTTAATCGTTGCGGAAACAGCCAAAGGAATAGGTTGA
- a CDS encoding DUF4383 domain-containing protein, whose protein sequence is MKTRYLALSLGIVFLLIGIMGFVPALRSLPSNAPDITVDAGYGYLLGLFPINVLHNIVHLTVGALGIFAYFSGVNGSRLFAQGLTIFYGALAVMGLIPATNTTFDLIPIFSNDVWLHAGTALISGYFGFVAPEKEESDARTMQS, encoded by the coding sequence ATGAAGACCCGCTACTTAGCTCTGAGCCTGGGAATCGTCTTTCTGCTCATTGGTATAATGGGATTTGTGCCAGCTTTGCGTTCACTGCCTAGCAACGCACCTGACATCACAGTTGATGCTGGGTATGGCTACCTACTAGGCTTATTTCCAATCAATGTCTTGCATAACATCGTACACCTAACAGTTGGTGCGTTGGGTATCTTTGCCTATTTCAGCGGCGTTAACGGTTCGCGATTATTTGCACAAGGTTTGACGATTTTTTATGGAGCGCTAGCAGTTATGGGTTTGATTCCAGCCACCAACACGACGTTTGATTTAATCCCAATCTTTAGTAACGATGTCTGGCTCCATGCAGGGACGGCACTAATTTCAGGGTACTTTGGGTTCGTGGCACCAGAAAAAGAGGAGAGCGACGCCAGAACGATGCAAAGCTAA
- a CDS encoding GNAT family N-acetyltransferase — translation MLSKAAENNHFIYVVEGGAGQIIGFADGGLERTGDPVYKGELYAIYIIDTYQRQGIGRILTRAVVNRLFQSRLNSMLVWVLADNPACRFYEALGGHKVYEQQIEIGGTRLNEFAYAWTDTQFVRSIKAVSSGYSAKSLP, via the coding sequence ATGCTGAGCAAAGCAGCAGAAAACAACCATTTTATCTATGTAGTTGAGGGTGGAGCTGGACAGATTATTGGTTTTGCCGATGGTGGTCTAGAGCGCACTGGCGACCCAGTTTACAAGGGTGAGTTATACGCCATCTACATCATAGATACCTACCAGCGGCAAGGCATCGGACGAATCCTTACCCGAGCTGTCGTCAACCGGCTATTTCAGTCCAGATTGAACTCAATGTTAGTCTGGGTCTTAGCAGATAATCCAGCCTGTAGGTTTTATGAAGCCTTGGGAGGGCACAAGGTTTATGAACAGCAGATTGAAATCGGCGGCACCAGGCTGAATGAATTTGCCTATGCATGGACTGACACTCAATTTGTGCGGAGTATCAAGGCTGTATCCAGCGGTTACTCCGCAAAGAGTTTGCCCTAA